The Streptomyces venezuelae genomic interval GTACGAACACTCTGGGATACGACTCCGACGTGTTCGACCTCCGGGGGGCGCTGCGCGAGGGAGCCGATCATGTCGACGTCCGGTTCGGCAGCCGGAAGGACACCGTCTGGCTCGGTGCGCTCTTCCTCCAGGCTGACGTCCGGCGCTGACGTGCGGCCCCCACTGGCGCCGGACCCGGCGTCCGCCACCGTCCTGCACGCGGTCCAGCCCGGGGACGGCGGGGTCGCCCGTGTCGTCGTCGACCTGGTCCGCGCCCAGCGCGCCGCCGGCCTGCGGGTCGCGGTCGCCTGCCCGCCCGGCACAGCCCTCTCCGAAGCCGTCCGCGCCGAGGGCGCGGAGACCCACGACTGGCGGGCCGGCCGGGACCCAGGTCCCCGGCTGGTCCGCGAGACGAGGGAGCTGGCCCGGGTGATCCGTGCCGTCGGGCCCTCGCTCGTCCACGCGCACAGCGCCAAGGCCGGGCTGTGCGCCCGGCTCGCCCTGCGCGGACGGATTCCGACGGTGTATCAGCCGCATGCCTGGTCCTTCGAGGCGGTCACCGGGACGACCGCCTCGCTGGCCCGCCGCTGGGAGCGGTTCGGCGCCCGCTGGGCGGACCGGATCCTCTGCGTGAGCGAGGCCGAGCGCCGTACCGGCGAGGCGGCCGGGGTCACGGCGGACTGGTCCGTCGTCCACAACGGTGTGGACGTGGCCCGGTTCGCGACCGAGGGACCGCCCGGCAACCCCGTACCCACCGTCGTCTGCGTGGGCCGGCTCTGCCGTCAGAAGGGTCAGGACGTGCTGCTCGCCGCCTGGCCCGCCGTCCTCGCGGAGGTGCCGACGGCCCGTCTCGTCCTGGTCGGCGACGGCCCGGACGGCGAACGGCTGCGCGCGGCGGCGGGCCCCTCGGTCCGCTTCACCGGCGCCGTCGACGACACCGTCCCCTGGTACCGGGCGGCCGACGTGGTCGTCCTGCCGTCCCGCTGGGAGGGCATGGCGCTCGCGCCCCTGGAGGCCATGGCGAGCGGCCGGCCGGTCGTCGTCAGCGACGTGGACGGGGCGCGCGAGAGCCTGCCGCCCTCCCACGCGTCCCGGTGCCTGGTCCCGCCCGAGGACCCGGCCGCGCTCGCCGCCGCTCTCGGCCGCCTCCTCGGCAGGCCGGAGCTGCGGCACCGACTGGGCCGCGAGGCCCACGCACACGTACTGAACAGTTTCGATGTCCGGCGCACCGGCGCGGCCGTCGCGGGCGTCTACCGCGAACTCGCCGGCGTGCGGGGGGCCGAACACAGAGAGCCGATTGCGCAGTGACCACGGAAAGTACCAGCGTTCCTTCCCCGGGCCCCTGGCCCACGGCGGGCCAGTCCTTCGGCCTCGCCTCCCTCGCGCCGCGCCGCGACACGACGGACCGGCTCGCACTGCCGCGCCGTCCCGTCCGCCGGCGGACCGGCGCCGCGCCGCTCGTCGCCGTCGACTGCCTCGCCGTCCTGGCCGCCGCCTCGCTGCTGGGCGCGGTGCACCAGGACGCCCGGCTGCTGCTGCCGGTCGCGGCACTCGTCCTCGTCCTCGACGGGCACGGCGGGCTCTACCGGCCGGCCGCGCACACCCGGCTGCTCGACGAGCTGCCCGCGCTCGCCTCCCGTGCCGGGGTCGCCTGGTGCCTGGCGGCGGCCGCCGTCGCCGCGTACTCCCCCGCGCTCGTGATCGGGCCGCTGCGGCTCTGTGCCGCGTACGGCACGCACGTCGCCGTCGTGTGCCTGGTCCGCGCGCTGGTGCTCGCCCGCAGGCGGCGGGTGGCGCGGGAGCGTCCGCGCTCGGCGCTGGTCGTCGGCGGGACGGGGGCCGCGCGCCGGTTCGCCGCCGCGGCGGCCCAGCACCCCGAGTACGGGATGCGGCCGGTCGGGATCGTCGGTGTGCCGGAGCAGGGCGGTTCTCCCCGGGCGACCGGGGAGGCCGGGCTTCCGGTGCTCACCACGACCGAAGAGATCCATCGGGCCGTCATCCAGAACAGCGTGTGCGACGCGGTGTTCCTCGACGACGACCCGGGTCTCGTGACGCTCTTCCAGCACTACGGCTGCCTGACCTGGCGGGTGGGCGGCGAGCGGCAGACCGGGCCCATGGGCGAGCACCTGTGGGGGTACGCCCGGCACCGCATCGTCCCGCTGGGCGAGCGCCCGGGGCTGACCGCCAAGCGGGCGCTGGACATCGCGCTCGCCGCGCCCGCGCTGGCGCTCGCGCTGCCGGTGCTGCTGCTGTGCGCGCTCGCCGTGCGGCTCTCGGACGGTCCGGGGGTCCTCTTCCGGCAGGAGCGGGTGGGCCAGCACGGCCGCCACTTCACGCTCCTCAAGTTCCGCACGCTCCGGCCGACCGACGACACCGAGTCGGCGACCCGCTGGAACGTGGCGGGCGACCGGCGGATGAGCGCGGCCGGCAGCTTCCTGCGCAAGAGCTCGCTGGACGAGCTGCCGCAGCTGTGGAACGTCCTGCGCGGGGACATGAGCCTGGTCGGGCCCCGGCCCGAACGCCCCTACTTCGTCGCCCAGTTCAGCAAGATCCACACCGGTTACGCGGCCCGGCACCGGATGCCGGTGGGGCTGACCGGCCTGGCGCAGGTGCACGGGCTGCGCGGCGACACCTCGATCGAGGACCGCTGCCGCTTCGACAACCACTACATCGACCACTGGTCGCTCTGGCAGGACGTCTGCATCCTGCTGCGTACGGCGGCCGGGCTCGTCCGACCCACAGGGAGCTGAGGATGGCCACGGCCGTGACGCCGGTGCCGGCGGTCGACCCGGAGGTACGGACCGGCTCGCCGGCTCCGGCGCTCCGTCCCGACGTGCGGGACCGGATCCGCCGGGCCGGGGCGCTGTCCCCGGTCCTCGCCGTGATCGCGCTGCTGCTCGTCCCGGGCGGCGGCGGCGCTCAGGGCGGCACCGGCGGCACCGGCACGATCGCGGACGCGGCCTCCGGGCTCCTCGTCGTGATCTGCCTCGTGCGGCTGCTGCGCGGCGGCGCACGGCCGCTGACCCGGGCGGCGGCCGTCGTCCTCGGGCTGCCCGTCCTCGGGATCTGCCTGGCCGCGATCACCTCGAACGACCCGGCGGCGAGCCTGCCGGGTGTCGCCCGCTACGTACAGGTCTTCGTCCTGGTCCCGGCGGCCGTGCTCCTGATGATCCGCGACCGGCGGGACTTCGCCGTGGTCGCCTGGGGGCTCGTCGGTCTCGCGCTGGTCCAGGGCGCGGTGGGGGTCGTCCAGTACCTGACCGGCACGGGCGCCTCGTACATGGGTGAGGACATCCGGGCCGTCGGCACCTTCGGGCCGACCGATGTGATGGGCATGGCGACGGTCGTGTCGTACGGGCTCGTCGTCGTCACCGGGATCGCGCTCGGCAGCCGGCCCGGCCGGGCCCGGACGGCGGCGCTGGTCTGCGCGGCGCTGCTCTTCCTGCCGCTGGTGCTGTCCTTCAGCCGGGGCGCGTGGATCGCGACCGTGCTCGCCTGCGGCATCCAGCTGCTGCTCGCCGGGCCCCGGCGGGCGGCGCGGGTGGCGCTCGCGGCCGGGGCGCTCGGGGTGGTGCTCGTCGGCGGTCTCGGCATCGGCTCCGCGATGGTGAAGGAGCGGGTCGCCAGCATCACGCAGGTGGCGGCGGCGCCGGACCAGTCGGTGACGGACCGGTACACAATGTGGGCGGCGGCCGGGCGGATGTGGAGCACGGATCCGGTCACGGGTGTCGGCCTCAAGGGCTTCCCCGCGTACCGCGACTCGAACGCCTCGCTCGCGCTCTCCTCCGGCAGCGACACGGCCGGGGCGGGCGCCGCCTTCCAGCGGCAGCCGCTGCTGTCCCCGCACAACATGTACCTGCTGGTGCTCAGTGAGCAGGGCCTTCTGGGGCTCCTCGCGCTGGCGGGCAGCTGGGTGGCGCTGCTCGTCGGCGCGCTGCGGCGGCGACGCCTCGGCGCGGACTGCGCGCTCGTCGCCTCGGGCCTGCTGTCCTGGCAGCTCATCGACTTCTTCTACGCGGACATCGGCGGCCCCTCGACGGTGCTGATGTCGGTCGTGTTCGGCCTGGCGGCCTGGTGGTCGCTGGCGGAGGTGCGGAGTGCGTGACCCGTGGGCCGGGGAGCCGGAGCCCACGGACACCTCGTGGCCCGGCGCCCCGCGCCCCGCTTCCCGGCCGCCCTGCGGCACCCCGCTGACCGACCCCTGGCCGACCGCGCCTCCGGGCCCCACGGACTCCCCGTGGACCCCGGAGGCCTCGGTGCTGCCGGGGGCGGGAGCGCGTACGGGCACCGCCGTACGGGCGGACCCGGTGCGGGTGCGGGCTCCGCGCGGCCGTCGGGCGCACGCCCGGGCGCGGGTGCGGGCCGGGGCCGACCGGGTCCAGGGGCGGGGCTTTCTCGCGAAGGCCGCCGCCGTGACCGCCGCGCTCACCGCCGTCGGGGCGCTGCTCGGGCTCGTACGCGACCAGATCCTCGCCGGGTACTTCGGCGCGGGCGCGGAGACGGACGCCTTCCTGGTGGCGTGGACGGTTCCCGAGTTCGCCTCGACGCTGCTCATCGAGGACGCGCTCGCGCTGATCCTGGTGCCGGCCTTCTCCCGGGCGCTCGCCCGCCGTTCGGGCAGCCTCTTCGGGGATCCGGTGCGCGCCCTCGTGCGCGGCACGCTCCCGCGGCTCACCCTCGCCGTCGCGGTCATCGCCACCGTGCTCGTCCTGGCGGCGCCGCTGATCGTCTCCGCCCTCGCGCCCGGCCTGCCCGACCCGCGGCTCGCCGTCGACTGCACCCGGCTGACCGCGACCTGCGTGCTGTCCTTCGCTCTGGTGGGGTACTGCTCGGCGGCGCTCCGCGCGCACGGCTGCTTCCTGCCGCCGGCGGCGATCTACGTGGCGTACAACGTCGGCATCATCGGCACGATCCTGGTGCTGCGCGAACCGTGGGGCGTGCGGTCCGCCGCCGCCGGGGTCGCGGTCGGCGGGGTCCTGATGGTCCTCGTCCAGGCACCGTCGCTCCTCCGCGAGCTGCGGGCCCGCCCGGTGCCGAAGGAGGAGCCGACCGCGCTCGCGCCCGACGGCGGGCCGGCCGGTCAGGAGGGGCGCATCCTCGTCCTCGGGCTCATCGCACCCGTCGTCGCCTTCTCGCTGTGCCGGCAGTCCCAGACGCTCATCGAGCGGTTCCTCGCCTCGCCGCTGCCGGCCGGAGCCATCTCGCATCTGAACTACGCGCAGAAGGTCGCGCAGATGCCGATGATCCTCTCCCTGATGCTGTGCACGGTCAGCTTCCCCGTGGTCGCCCGCGCCCTCGCGGCGGGCGAGACCGAGGCGGCCCGCCGCCGGGTCGAGCGGGACCTGCTGCTCGCCGCCGTCGTCGTGCTCGTCGGCGCCTCGACGGTGATCGCCGCCGCCCCCAAGATCGTCGAACTGCTCTTCGAGCGGGGAGAGTTCGACCGTACCGACACCGTCGCCACCGCCGCCGTCATGCGCGTCTACTCCCTCGGCCTCCTCGGCCAGACCATGGTCGGCGCCCTCGTCCGCTGCTACTTCTCCGCCGCCCGCCCCCTCTGGTACCCGGCCACCGCCATGGCCGCCGGGCTCGCCACGACCACCGTCGCCGGGATCTTCGGAGCCCACTACTGGGGCGTCGTCGGCATCGCCGCCGCCAACGCCCTCGGCATCACCTGCTCCGCCGTCCTGCTGCTGCGCGGCGCACACCGGCAGGCCGTGCCGGTCCGGGTCGACCGGCTCGGCGAAGGGCTCCTCCGGCTCGCCACCGCCGGCGCGTGGGCCACCGGCGCCGGCTGGCTCTGTTCCGTCGGGATCGACTCCCCCGCCCTCTCCGTCACCGTCGCCACCGCCGTCGTCGTCGGCGTCTTCCTGCTCTTCATCGCCTGCGCCGCCAAGGCGCCGGAGATCCCGCCCCTGCCCCGCTCCGCCTCCCGGAGGACCGACCATGCCCGCCCCCACCGCGCTGCGCCGACTGCTGCCGAAGCCGCCCCTGTGGGTGAAACCGCCCCTGTGGGTGGCGATGTACCACTCGATCACGGACCCCGGTGACGACCCGTACCACGTGACCGTCTCCCCCGTCCGCTTCGCCCGGCAGATGCACTGGCTCGGCGACCGGGGGCTGCGCGGGGTCTCGGTGCGGGAGCTGCTCGCCGCCACCGCGGCCGGGCGCGCCAAGGGGCTCGTCGGCCTCACCTTCGACGACGGCTACGCCGACTTCCTCGACTCGGCACTGCCGCTGCTGCGCCGTCACGGCTTCACCGCCACCGTGTACGTCCTGCCGGGCCGGCTCGGCGGCGAGAACGCCTGGGACACCGAGGGCCCGCGCAAGACGCTCCTCGACGAGGACGGCATCCTGCGGATCGCCGCGGCCGGCATGGAGATCGGCTCCCACGGCCTGACCCACGTCCCGCTCACCGAGGCCGACGACACGGCGCTCGCGGACGAGACCCGGCGCAGCCGCGAGCTCCTGGAGGAAATGACCGGCGACACCGTCGACGGCTTCTGCTACCCGTACGGGAAGGTCGACCCACGCGTCATCCACGCCGTGCGGAAGGCCGGCTACCGCCACGCCTGCGCGATCGACCCCGGCCCGCACACCAGCGCGTACGCCCTGCCCCGCGTCCACATCGGCGAGGACGACACGTCCTGGCGGCTCACGGCCAAGCGCGTGCTGCATCCGCTGCGCCGCCGCCATCCCGTCGACGTGTTCCCCTCGCAGGCCCAGACGGGACCCGCCGTGGTCGGTGCGCCATGAGGGTCCTGCACGTCATCACCGGGCTCGGCATCGGCGGCGCCGAGCAGCAGCTGCGGCTCCTCCTGCGTCACCTCCCGGTCCAGCACGGGGTGGTGACCCTCACCAACCCGGGCGCGGTCGCCGCGGGCATCGAGTCCGACGGCACCCCCGTCACCCACCTGGGCATGGCCGGCAACCGCGACCTCGGCGCGCTCCCCCGCCTCGCGCGGATCGTCCGCCAGGGCCGCTACGACCTCGTCCACACGCACCTCTACCGGGCGTGCGTGTACGGCAGGCTCGCGGCCCGGCTCGCCGGGGTCCGGCGGGTCATCGCCACCGAGCACTCGCTCGGCGAGGCCCAGATCGAGGGCCGCCCGCTCTCCGCCGGCACCCGCGCCCTGTACCTGGCCTCCGAACGGCTCGGCACCTCCACGGTCGCCGTCTCGCCCAGCGTGGCCCGCCGGCTCGCCGACTGGGGGGTACCCGCGGCCCGTATCCAGGTCGTGCCCAACGGCATCGAGAGCGGCCGTTTCGCCTTCGACGCCCGCGCCCGCCGCCTCACCCGGGGCGTCCTCGGCATCCCCGAGGACGCCTACGTCGTCGGCGGGGTGGGGCGGCTCGCGCCGGGAAAGCGCTTCGACCGGCTCGTCCGGGCCGTGGCCTCCGTGCCGGAGGCCCGGCTGCTCCTCGTCGGCGACGGCGAGCACCGCGAGGAGCTGCTGCGGGTGGCCCGGGAGTGCGGGGCCGCCGACCGGGTGCTGCTCGCCGGGGCCTGCGAGGACCCGCCGTCCGTCGCCTCGCTCGGCCCCTCGCTGCCCGAACTGCTCTCCGCCATGGACGCCTTCGTGTCCACGTCCCCCGACGAGACCTTCGGACTCGCCGTCGTCGAGGCGCTGGCCGCGGGCCTGCCCGTGCTCTACGTGGCCTGCCCCGCGATCGACGACCTGCCGCCGGACGCGGCTCCGGGCGCGCGCCGGATCGGCGAGTCCGTGCCCGAGCTGATCTCCGCGCTGCGCGGCATCCGGGACGCCCGGCTCGCCCGGCTCCCGCAGCCGGCGGCCGCCCGCCGCTACGACATCGCCCGCAGCGCAGGGCAGCTGATGTCCCTCTACGACCAGGCCGTCCACGGCACCCCCTCCCCCGCGAAGTGAGAGAGCCCGCACGATGAACACCACCCCAACCCGGTCCTTCCCGCCCGCCGGGCTCCGCCGCCCCGGCCGCTGGGCCGTGCTCCCCGCCGCCGTCCTCGCAGGGGCCGCCCTCGGCGGCGGGTACGGAGCGCTCAAGACCCCGCAGTACGCGGCGACCAGCTACGTCATCGTCGTACCGGCCGAGAAGTCCGACCCGGCGGCGGCGCTCGGCTTCGCCCAGGCCTACGGGCGGGTCGCCACCGACATCGCGGTGACCGGCGACGCACAGGTGTGGGCGGGCGTCACCGCCGACACCCTGCGCAGGAGCGTGCAGGCTGCGACCTCCCCGGACGCGCCGATGATCTCGATCACCGCCCGGGCCGAGAAGCCCGCGAAAGCCGTGTCCATGGCCGACGGGGTGGCCCGCGCGCTCGTCCTCAACAGCACGCACGTCGCGGGCAGCACGGGCGTCAAGGTCGTCCAGTTCTCGCGCGCCACCAAGCCGGTCACCCCGGTGTCCCCGTCGGCGCCGCTCTCCGCGCTCGTCGGCGCCTGTGCGGGCGGGCTGCTCGGCGGCCTGGTCCTGCTCGTCCGCCCGAAGCGCGGCACCGCGCGCGGCGAGGCCCGCCACTCCCGGCAGACCACCCCGGCCGCCCCGGGGACGCCCACCACCCCCTCCGGCACCTCCCCCACGTCCGCCGCGGTGCCCGCCCCCGCGGTCGCCTCGCACCAGCCGGAACCGGAGGCGGTGTGACCCCGAGAGCGCTGCGGACCGAGATCTGCCGTGACGAGGAGCGGTTCGGGGGGCTGGCGGCCGAGTGGACGGCGCTGTACGGGCGCTGCTCCTCCGCCACCCCCTTCCAGTCCCACTCCTGGCTGCACTCCTGGTGGCTCTCCTACGGGCGGCCCGGTGCGCTGCGGGTGGTGCTCGTACGACGGGAGAGCGGCGAACTCGTCGCCGCCGCGCCCCTGATGCGGGCCGGCGGGCCGCTGCCCGTCCTCACCCAGCTCGGCGGCACCATCACCGACTTCACGGACGTCCTCCTCGACGACGACTGCCCCGAGGCCGCGCCCGCCCTGGCCCGGGCCCTCGCCCGGGCGGCCGGGGGCGCGGTCGTCGACCTGCGGGAGGTACGCCCCGGGGCGGCCAGCGAGCGGGTCTTCGCGCACTGGCGCGGGCCGCGCCGCCGGCTGCCCGACTCGCTGTGCCTGGAGCTGCCCGCCGTCCCCATGGAGGGGCTGCTCGAACGGATCCCCTCCGGGAAGGCCCAGCGGGTCCGCGCCAAACTCCGCAAGCTCGACGCCCTCGGCATCGACTCGCACGTCGTCACCGGCGACGAGGTCCCCGCCGCCCTCGACCGGCTCCTGAAGCTCCATCAGCTCCAGTGGCAGGGCCGCGGGGTGACCGCCGAGCACACGAGCAGGCGCTTCGCCCAGCACCTGACGCGGGCCGTGCGGCCCATGGTGGAGCGCGGCGACGCGATGGTCACCGAGTTCCGGCTCGCCGGGGACGTGGTGGCCGCCGACCTGACCCTGATGTCCCCCCGGCTCGCCGGCGGCTACCTGTACGGCGCCGACCCGGCGCTGCGGGCCCGCAAGGTCGACGTGGCGACGATGCTCCTGCGCCACGGGGCCCGCGAGACCAGCACCGGCGGGCGGGCCACGCTGAGCATGCTGCGCGGCACCGAGGCGTACAAGCAGCACTGGCGGCCCGAGACCGTCCGCAACCAGCGGCTGATGCTCGCGGGGCGGCGTACGGCCCCGCTCCTGTGGCTGCGCGCGGGCGCAGCCGACGGTCGCCGCTGGGCTGCCCGCCAGGCCCGGGAGCGGGCCTGGGTGGGACGTGCGCTGGCCCGGCTCCCCGGACGGACGCCGAACGGCGGCGGATGATCTCCGCCGCCGTCCGCACCGGGACCGGTCCGGTCAGAAGGGCCAGACGCCCTTCAGCGCGTCCTTCCAGCCGAGGTCGAGCTCGTCCTTCCAGGAGTCCTTCCAGGAGTCCTTCGGGACACAGACGGGCCCACCGATCCAGCTCTCGACCCACGAACCGAGGTTCACGGTCCAGCAGTCGGGCTTGGGCTCGGGCTTCGGTTCCGGCTTCGGTTCCGGCTTGGGCTCGGGCTTGGGCTCGGGCTTGGGCTCGGGCTTCGGTTCCGGCTTGGGCTCGGGCTTGGGCTCGGGCTTCGGTTCCGGCTTGGGCTCAGGCTTCGGTTCCGGCTTGGGCTCAGGCTTGGGCTCAGGCTTGGGCTCAGGCTTCGGCTCAGGCTTCGGCTCGGGCTTCGGTTCCGGCTTGGGCTCGGGCTTCGGTTCCGGCTTCGGTTCCGGCTTCGGCTCAGGCTTCGGCTCAGGCTTCGGCTCAGGCTTCGGCTCAGGCTTCGGCACCGGAACCGTCGGGTCTGTCGGCTCGACGGGGTCGGTCGGGTCGACCGGATCCACGGGGTCAACCGGATCCACGGGGTCAACCGGATCCACAGGGTCGACCGGATCCACGGGGTCGACGGGATCCACGGGATCCACCGGATCGACCGGATCCACCGGATCCACCGGATCCACCGGAATCTCGGGGATCTCAGGCTCCGTCCCGAACAGCATCTGCCGGAACACCTCTGACGACCGCGGATTGTCGTCGCACTGCCAGACGCCGTGCGGACAGTAGTCCGTAATCGTGTGGTACAGCGGCTTGTGGAGCTTCATCCACTCCAGCATGCGCCGCATGTACACGGGATTGTCGCCGTTACGGAAGAGCCCCCATTCGGGGTAGGAGATCTCCTTTCCGTGCTCCGCTGCGAAATCGACCTGCTTCTGGAGCCCGTAAGGCTCACTCACGTGTTCGTCGAAACTCATTCCCGGCGGCTGGTCGTACGAGTCCATGCCGATGATGTCGACGACGTCGTCGCCCGGATAGCACTCGGTCCACGGCACGGCGTCCCGGCCGCGGCTCGGGTTGAAGTCGAAGCGGAACTCCTGCCCGGGGACGGAGCGCATCGCGGTGACGATGCGGTTCCAGTACTTCTTCCAGGCCGTGGGGTCCGGCGCGCACCGATGGGTGTACGTCGTGCCGTTCATCTCCCAGCCGAGGACGATGACGGTGTCGGTCGCCCGGAGCCGTACGAGCCGCTCGGCGAGGGCCGTGAAGTGGTGGTCGTAGTACCCGGCCGCGCCCAGCTGGAGCTGGCGGCGGACCTCGTAGTCGGAGACGCCGGCCTCGTTCCGCTCCAGCATGGGGACGTTGAGGACGAAGAGCCGGTCGTCCTGCTCGTTGCGCCAGTCCGCCCAGGCGTCGAGGAAGCCGGGCGGGCCCTCGATGTTCTTCCAGAGGTCGCCCGGCAGGTACGTGTGGCCGACGCGGAGTTCGCGGCCGCCGAGCCATCGTTCGAGCTGCTCGATGCGGGCGACCCCGAGCGCGCCCGAGTCGAGGAAGGCTCCCATGGCGCTGGAGAGAGTCGGACCGGGGTCCTTCGTCGTTACGGATTCGGCGGCGTGGACCGGGGACGACAGAACGACCGATCCCGAGGCGAGGAGACCGGCGGTGAACACCCCCAGCCACGCTCTCGATGTTCTCCGCTGTGCAGCTGCCATGGCCGCTCCTTCACGTCGCTCGCTTTTTGATGATCCGTCAATCCGATACTCCGAAAGTATTCCTAATGAGCCGACCGTGAACTCGGCTTCCCTCTGATCAGTAGTCCATTAGAGGATTTCATCGCCCAGTTGGGGCACCCGAGATGAAGGGCATGCCGTGCCGCGCCGCCAGAGTTTCGACACCCGCGTTCCCACCGTCCTCGTGCGGCTCGACCGGAATCCCTTCCATCACGGCACTCTCGGCGCCGCGCGATCACTCGGGCGGGCGGGAATTCCGGTGCACGCCGTCATCGAATCGAGCACCAGTCCGGTCACCCGGTCCCGCTATCTCCGCTCGGCCCGCACGGGCCCGGCGACGCCGTCCTCCGTCGAGCTCGCGGCGCTGCTGACCCGGATCGCCGACGAGATCGACGCCGCCACGCCCGATGAGCCGTCACATCCCGTGCTGGTCCTCCCCCTGGACGACGTCAGCGCCCTCGCCCTGGCCCGGCGGCGCGCCGGCCTCGCCCCGCGCTTCCTGCTGCCCGAGCAGACCGAGGAACAGCTCCTGCGGGTCGCGGACAAGGCCGGGCTCGCCAGGACCTGCGCGGCGCTCGGCCTGCCCCATCCGCGTACCGAACTCCCCACCGGCGCCGACGACGCCGCCGCCATGGCCTGGTCGCTCGGCCTCCCGGTGATCGCCAAGTGGAGCCGGCCCTGGCTGCTGCCGGCCGGCCGCGGGCTGCGCAGCACCTCGATCGTGCGGTCCCTCGCGGAGGTAAGGGAGTTGTACGACCGCACTCCCGAGGCCGGGAGCCGGCTGCTGCTCCAGGAGCTCCTGCCGGCGGGCCGGGACCTGGACTGGTTCTTCCACGGGTACGTGGACTCCGTCGGCCGCTGCGCGACGGGGGCCACCGGGCGCAAGGAGCGCTCCTGGCCCGACGGGGCGGGCCTGACGGCCGTGGGCCGCTGGGCGGCGAACCCGGCCGTGGAGCGGGCGGCCCGCGAGCTGCTCGACGCGCTCGGCTACCGGGGCGTGTGCGACCTGGACTTCCGGCTCGACCGGTCCACGGGCGCCTACCACCTGCTCGACTTCAACCCCCGGCCCGGCGCGCAGTTCCGGCTCTTCACCGACTCCGAGGGCCTGGACGTCGTGCGGGCGGCGCATCTGGACCTGACGGGCCGTCCGGTGCCGCCGCACTCCCCGGCGTACGGCCGGCGGTTCGTCGTCGAGAACTACGCGGCGCTCTCGCTCGCCGCCTCCCCGCGCCGCCGGTACGCGGCCGAGCCCGGGGCAGCCCG includes:
- a CDS encoding glycosyltransferase yields the protein MRSSSRLTSGADVRPPLAPDPASATVLHAVQPGDGGVARVVVDLVRAQRAAGLRVAVACPPGTALSEAVRAEGAETHDWRAGRDPGPRLVRETRELARVIRAVGPSLVHAHSAKAGLCARLALRGRIPTVYQPHAWSFEAVTGTTASLARRWERFGARWADRILCVSEAERRTGEAAGVTADWSVVHNGVDVARFATEGPPGNPVPTVVCVGRLCRQKGQDVLLAAWPAVLAEVPTARLVLVGDGPDGERLRAAAGPSVRFTGAVDDTVPWYRAADVVVLPSRWEGMALAPLEAMASGRPVVVSDVDGARESLPPSHASRCLVPPEDPAALAAALGRLLGRPELRHRLGREAHAHVLNSFDVRRTGAAVAGVYRELAGVRGAEHREPIAQ
- a CDS encoding sugar transferase, whose product is MTTESTSVPSPGPWPTAGQSFGLASLAPRRDTTDRLALPRRPVRRRTGAAPLVAVDCLAVLAAASLLGAVHQDARLLLPVAALVLVLDGHGGLYRPAAHTRLLDELPALASRAGVAWCLAAAAVAAYSPALVIGPLRLCAAYGTHVAVVCLVRALVLARRRRVARERPRSALVVGGTGAARRFAAAAAQHPEYGMRPVGIVGVPEQGGSPRATGEAGLPVLTTTEEIHRAVIQNSVCDAVFLDDDPGLVTLFQHYGCLTWRVGGERQTGPMGEHLWGYARHRIVPLGERPGLTAKRALDIALAAPALALALPVLLLCALAVRLSDGPGVLFRQERVGQHGRHFTLLKFRTLRPTDDTESATRWNVAGDRRMSAAGSFLRKSSLDELPQLWNVLRGDMSLVGPRPERPYFVAQFSKIHTGYAARHRMPVGLTGLAQVHGLRGDTSIEDRCRFDNHYIDHWSLWQDVCILLRTAAGLVRPTGS
- a CDS encoding O-antigen ligase family protein — translated: MATAVTPVPAVDPEVRTGSPAPALRPDVRDRIRRAGALSPVLAVIALLLVPGGGGAQGGTGGTGTIADAASGLLVVICLVRLLRGGARPLTRAAAVVLGLPVLGICLAAITSNDPAASLPGVARYVQVFVLVPAAVLLMIRDRRDFAVVAWGLVGLALVQGAVGVVQYLTGTGASYMGEDIRAVGTFGPTDVMGMATVVSYGLVVVTGIALGSRPGRARTAALVCAALLFLPLVLSFSRGAWIATVLACGIQLLLAGPRRAARVALAAGALGVVLVGGLGIGSAMVKERVASITQVAAAPDQSVTDRYTMWAAAGRMWSTDPVTGVGLKGFPAYRDSNASLALSSGSDTAGAGAAFQRQPLLSPHNMYLLVLSEQGLLGLLALAGSWVALLVGALRRRRLGADCALVASGLLSWQLIDFFYADIGGPSTVLMSVVFGLAAWWSLAEVRSA
- a CDS encoding lipid II flippase MurJ translates to MLPGAGARTGTAVRADPVRVRAPRGRRAHARARVRAGADRVQGRGFLAKAAAVTAALTAVGALLGLVRDQILAGYFGAGAETDAFLVAWTVPEFASTLLIEDALALILVPAFSRALARRSGSLFGDPVRALVRGTLPRLTLAVAVIATVLVLAAPLIVSALAPGLPDPRLAVDCTRLTATCVLSFALVGYCSAALRAHGCFLPPAAIYVAYNVGIIGTILVLREPWGVRSAAAGVAVGGVLMVLVQAPSLLRELRARPVPKEEPTALAPDGGPAGQEGRILVLGLIAPVVAFSLCRQSQTLIERFLASPLPAGAISHLNYAQKVAQMPMILSLMLCTVSFPVVARALAAGETEAARRRVERDLLLAAVVVLVGASTVIAAAPKIVELLFERGEFDRTDTVATAAVMRVYSLGLLGQTMVGALVRCYFSAARPLWYPATAMAAGLATTTVAGIFGAHYWGVVGIAAANALGITCSAVLLLRGAHRQAVPVRVDRLGEGLLRLATAGAWATGAGWLCSVGIDSPALSVTVATAVVVGVFLLFIACAAKAPEIPPLPRSASRRTDHARPHRAAPTAAEAAPVGETAPVGGDVPLDHGPR
- a CDS encoding polysaccharide deacetylase family protein, coding for MPAPTALRRLLPKPPLWVKPPLWVAMYHSITDPGDDPYHVTVSPVRFARQMHWLGDRGLRGVSVRELLAATAAGRAKGLVGLTFDDGYADFLDSALPLLRRHGFTATVYVLPGRLGGENAWDTEGPRKTLLDEDGILRIAAAGMEIGSHGLTHVPLTEADDTALADETRRSRELLEEMTGDTVDGFCYPYGKVDPRVIHAVRKAGYRHACAIDPGPHTSAYALPRVHIGEDDTSWRLTAKRVLHPLRRRHPVDVFPSQAQTGPAVVGAP
- a CDS encoding glycosyltransferase, yielding MRVLHVITGLGIGGAEQQLRLLLRHLPVQHGVVTLTNPGAVAAGIESDGTPVTHLGMAGNRDLGALPRLARIVRQGRYDLVHTHLYRACVYGRLAARLAGVRRVIATEHSLGEAQIEGRPLSAGTRALYLASERLGTSTVAVSPSVARRLADWGVPAARIQVVPNGIESGRFAFDARARRLTRGVLGIPEDAYVVGGVGRLAPGKRFDRLVRAVASVPEARLLLVGDGEHREELLRVARECGAADRVLLAGACEDPPSVASLGPSLPELLSAMDAFVSTSPDETFGLAVVEALAAGLPVLYVACPAIDDLPPDAAPGARRIGESVPELISALRGIRDARLARLPQPAAARRYDIARSAGQLMSLYDQAVHGTPSPAK
- a CDS encoding lipopolysaccharide biosynthesis protein → MNTTPTRSFPPAGLRRPGRWAVLPAAVLAGAALGGGYGALKTPQYAATSYVIVVPAEKSDPAAALGFAQAYGRVATDIAVTGDAQVWAGVTADTLRRSVQAATSPDAPMISITARAEKPAKAVSMADGVARALVLNSTHVAGSTGVKVVQFSRATKPVTPVSPSAPLSALVGACAGGLLGGLVLLVRPKRGTARGEARHSRQTTPAAPGTPTTPSGTSPTSAAVPAPAVASHQPEPEAV